The Eleginops maclovinus isolate JMC-PN-2008 ecotype Puerto Natales chromosome 18, JC_Emac_rtc_rv5, whole genome shotgun sequence genome segment GTTAGCATTTCAGCACATCTGGGTTCCCTGGTCTCAAACTCAAATTTTTGCGAATGGGTTTTTGGTTGGACTGAAATAAGCGCTGTAGTtaatacaaactttaaaaaatgtcatgttttgtttgagtACATACATTTCGAGTAACTAATACACGTCATTATACTTAGttgcttttagcttagcggtggtggctTGAAGTCATGCTAGCGTGATTTAGCTTGTTTTAGCCTTAGATGTTAGCCACTCCTGgaattgcatttacactttaaCAATTAGGTTATtttgtggagattatcctgttAAACAGAATGTGGAAGCATCATAAACGCGCCATAAATCCTGTTTTCTGCAAAATTTCataatccaatggaaaaatccccaGAAAATCTTCTCTTTTTGAAGAGGGAGTCCTTGCAATGCTATATCATCAATAATACCTCATGACTGCGCCACTCTATGGCTTTACATTATGAAAAGTAGCACCAACAGTCACAGCTTACTAaatttaacaaaagaaacaaagtatttttttgacAGCAATAAACAGCTCTTGTGTTTGCAGATATGTTGATAGACCGACATTGTAGTAGTATTACATCATAGGGGAttcaggggtttttctagaaaatagTGTTGGGGCCCTCACACCACCTCTGGTCAAAATGATggcccgcccactttctggggaaaataatgcattagagggaagcggaaaataatagtttcttcatgtcttattactgctgagtcatatattgcacctcaaacaacgCAAACATCCGCAGAGCAGCGACTCTTATTAcccagtttagacaaaaccctgggATTCATGCATTGCACTGTGATCATTCTTTGAGTTTCTGATTTAATTCTTTATTAAATTTCTGTAGCAGGCAGTAACACCATTCCATGATCTTGTATTTGAATGCTTGCAACTAGCCCTTTATTCTTACCTCTTttcctgtgttgttgtgtagACCTTACTACTCAGTGACAGTTTGAATAGGGTGTAAGTGAGTGTTATGTAAAGTATATCAATCCAGTTCTGAATGGCTCAGCAGGGCTAATAGAGCGCGAGCATCACTATTATAAAGAAAGCGTAGAGCACAGCAGTCTTAGGTGCAAGCTGAGATATTGTCATGTTGAGCTAGTTGAAAACATGATGCTATACTGGTGACAAAAGGCAGTAAcagtcgtttttttttttacaaaaaatgtaaatcgaGTAAGTTGGTCATACATTCACTGTCCAGAATAATCTTAAAAGCAGTGTTTTGCTTCAGAAGAATGCTGCTGTCATGACTAAAACAGTCAGAGTGACCGTTTCTTGAGTCTCCATGAAGAGTCTGAGACATTTATTCCTCGAGTTAGAAACTTTGGGCTTTCTCGTTGtcgtcgttgttgttgttgtgcttgcGTGCACGGAGAATCCGTCCAAACTCGTAGTGGATGTCCAGACCAACATCCCCTGGTCCTCAGATCCATTTGTGCCTCTTCTGTCCTGATACATTCCCGTCTCAAAGAGAGCCGATTTGACCTGGTAGTTAGACGTGACCTCCCCAGTCCTCGCGGGGGATTCACCATCATACCCTTCAGCTCTGCTCTCGACCCAGAGTGGGGGCTCTGTGAACAGCGCCGAGTGCCCCGGTGTGGACTGACGGCTCTGCCCGCAGATGGGTCGAGTGTAACAGGGACAGCCTAGGATGGTTGCAGGGCTGTGCTCCGCCCACGCCAGGAGCATAGtcatgttttcctcttcttcgcAAGCCCAGGGGTTATCCCCTAGAGTCATCACCTGCAGCCCCGTCAGCTTCTCAAATATCCCCTCCGTCAGCGTGGAAAAGCTGTTAGCGTGCAGGTAGAACTGCGCCAGCCTCGGCAGGCGGTCCAGAGAGCCAGGCAGGATCTGCACCAGATAGTTGTGCGACAAATCGACAATCTGCAGGTTGTGCGGCATGTTGGTGGGCACAGTCCAGAACCTGTTGTGGCTGAGGTTGAGAGAGTGGAGGCTGGGCAGCGTGTTGTTTATGAAGACCACCCTCTCCAGCTCGTTCCCCGACAGGTCCAACACCTTCAGGTTCCAGTGGTAGGCCGTGTTGTTCTTGTCCAGCGAGCGCATGTGGTTCCCTGCCGCTCGGATGTCCCACAGAGAGCGCGGCAGGGCGGGGGGCAAAGCGTCCAGCCGGTTGTAGGAGAGGTCCAGCGTGCGGAGGTGGGCATAGTGGGTGAGCTGGCTCTCCAGACCCTGCAAGCTTTAGCAAGAgtgcaaaattaaaatgtatacatgtcaCACAGAGAAGTTGGCTTTTATTCAGAAAAAGTTgataagaaaagaaacaacattcTATAACGATAGGAGATGCTTCTCTGTAGTCTGTGAACTAATACGATTTGACTCTGTAGTCAAGTGTGCTAATGTTAACATTGCTAACAGCTCAGTGGTTGTATTCAAAGTGCTTCCTCATTGCAGATTATTTATCATCCTTACACTTTACATTCTTAGTGTAAGACAGTTGATGAGATGGTGCGTCCTGTTAGAGGCATCGACAGATCATCAGCTGAGATGGcttcatgttttgtttcctgCATCCTGCCTCTTTCAGAGCACCACGTTTTTACTCTGAGCCAATATGGCTAGCTTGAAAGCACTAGGTACTGTTCTTTAAATCAGAAGAAAGTAGTATAAGAAAGACTGCACTTAAAGAGAGTAATATGATTTTGATAGGGCtaataaacaagtaaacaaagaacTACAAAAAGCTAAAGATGAACTCATGTTAACTAGTTCTGTTTTAAATACAActtcaaaaagagaaatgagGAAATGCTTtcaagaaatagaaataaacaatgtaagTAAGAATATCTTTTCACCTGCCAAGCTGCCGTACCATATACACACTGGCCAAATATCCCTTTTTTCTAACTGTAACCCAATCCTCTTTTAGAAAAGTTTAGCTTTTTGAGGACCCCCTTAACGGTTGTAGCCCCAACTGTGTGCCTTCCAGCAGTGCCCAGTAACAGAGCCAGACTGTAACCAGATAACCCCCCAGAGCTGCTTACCTGTTAAAAGAGAAGTTGAGGAAGCGGATGTTGTGCTGCAGACCAGGCGGTAGTTTGGTGAGGCCTCTGGACGAGCAGTCCACCACGCGGTGTCCCCGGCTGCAGGAGCACACCGCGGGGCAGATGGAGTGCACTGGgccccccagcagcagcagcacacacagcagcagcacagaggcaGAGCACACAGCCATGGTCAGGGCTCTACAGAGGAAGAGTTAGAAATGTGATCAGATGTAATGAGTCTGTATTATGGTCACTCCAATATTATAGATTGGTTAATCTAAATTCTTAGTTCCATTTTGTTTTGGCTTGAAGCTCTGCCAGTGGGACAGGAGCTCAGAGTGCTGCAGTGGAACTCATTTCATTCAGGGCCATAACATCACTCTGTGTCCGCAACTGCAGATGTTGTGATCTAAAAACGAAAggtccatgtgtgtgtctgtgttttcaaagACGGGACTGTGGGACACCCTTCAAATTTGTTCCAGAAACGTCGGAGCGCTGCTTCTCTTGGCCAGAGATGGCAGTCGGTGCTCTGCTGGGACTATATTCTCCcgtgttttggttttaaaatgcacTACAAGTGCTTTTATTAATGTCTCCATGTGATACTAAACGGCTAAATCTGCATAGTGACAGAGCAGGGAGTCGATCCAGATGAGCCAGCACTACTTTACATGGATAACTGCATTAACAACAATGTGACGGCTCTCTGCTCAGGTGCATGTGCGTCGCGTGTTTTCCGCTATCGTCCCGTGTCAAATCACTCACCTCATCCTTCTTAGTGTTCCTCTGTCATCTCTCCTTTCCTCATGTCGTCTGGTAGCGCTgcagttttttctttgtctttgttaccGGTCGCTGTCGGAAGGTCTAAATCTTTTTCCCTCTGGCAGTTATTGATGTGGAAGCGTGGCACT includes the following:
- the omgb gene encoding oligodendrocyte-myelin glycoprotein — protein: MRALTMAVCSASVLLLCVLLLLGGPVHSICPAVCSCSRGHRVVDCSSRGLTKLPPGLQHNIRFLNFSFNSLQGLESQLTHYAHLRTLDLSYNRLDALPPALPRSLWDIRAAGNHMRSLDKNNTAYHWNLKVLDLSGNELERVVFINNTLPSLHSLNLSHNRFWTVPTNMPHNLQIVDLSHNYLVQILPGSLDRLPRLAQFYLHANSFSTLTEGIFEKLTGLQVMTLGDNPWACEEEENMTMLLAWAEHSPATILGCPCYTRPICGQSRQSTPGHSALFTEPPLWVESRAEGYDGESPARTGEVTSNYQVKSALFETGMYQDRRGTNGSEDQGMLVWTSTTSLDGFSVHASTTTTTTTTRKPKVSNSRNKCLRLFMETQETVTLTVLVMTAAFF